ACCATGCTCTTGTTGGAAGATGATGTCCTTTTCTTGCTATCCTTCCTCAATATGACATTATTCAATCCAAGAGCTCATTGTGTCTTTGTGTTTGTCATACACATTGTTGACAAAGCCATTAACATTTGTAGATGACTTCTTGTGATTGGATTTTTCAAGTTGTCTCATTGTAGATAGTATATTTACAAGCTAGCACCAAGGAAAGTAAGTGGCGTGCTTAATAATGACATATCCCACACAATTGCAACAGTGTTTCTCAGATATGTACAAGCCTAACTCGTTGGAGTATCAGCGCATTCTTGGTTAGCATCGCCGTACCGGTATCAACCTTCTTTACAAAGGTGATGGTGTGCAGCATGCTCATACTAGCCCAAGTCCATCTCATATGCATTAGGTTGCACAAACCAGAAgatagaaaaaaagaaagaaagaaagaaagtaGAAACGGTACTTAATTAGCTAGCTACCAGCAAGTTCATCGACAAGGGACTGCTGAAGTGATGGCCCTTGCAAAAGATGAGAATCACAACCATGGAGAGCAAGAGCAAGGTCGTTGTAGCCACTTCCTCGTGGTGGCCTACGGCATCCAAGGCCACATCAACCCTGCTCGTACTCTCGCCCGTCGCCTTGCTCGGATCGGTGGCTGCACCGCCACCCTCTCGGTTTCCGCCTCCGGCCACCGCCGCATGTTCCCGTCCCACGGAAACTCCTGTGACGAGGAGGTCAGTGACGGGCTCATCTCCTACATCCCCTTCTCTGATGGCAAAGATGACGGGAGCTGGCCCACGGACTCAGAAGATAGGGCACGACGCCGGGAAGCAAACTTCCGGAGCCTCTCAGCTGTAGTCGACCGCCTGGCAGCCAGCGGCCGGCCAGTCACTTGCATGCTCTGCACCCTGAGCATGCCGGTAGTGGGCGAGGTAGCTCGTGAGCATAGGCTTCCGATCTCCGTCTACTGGATCCAACCTGCAACCGTTCTTGCCACTTACTACCACTATTTCCACGGGCACGGCGAGCTCGTCGGCCAGcatggcagcagcagcagctcaacACAAGATCAGGTAACTCTTCCAGGCCTACACCCTCTTAGAATCAGTGACATGCCAAGTTTTTTCACTGAGAAGACGCCGAGCGAACTGTCTAAGATGCTCCTCCAAGCATTCCGTGAACTGTTTGAGCAGATAGAACAAGAGAAGCTAATTGTTCTAGTGAACACATTCGATGCGCTAGAAGATGTAGCCCTAAAAGCGATCCAACCATACATGGATGTGTTTGCCGTAGGGCCAGCAGTTCCTCCTCCTCTTGGTGCACTACCACAGCACAAAGATGCAAGTGAAGCAGCACAGATCCATCTCTTCAAGCACGATGAGAAAAATTGCATGGAGTGGCTCGATGCACAGCTCGAGAGATCTGTTGTCTACCTGTCCTTTGGGAGCTTGCTGGCGTACACCAAACGGCAAGCAGAAGAGATCTTGCACGGCCTGCAGAGTCATGGGCAACCCTACCTGTGGGTGGTGCGCAAAGAGGGGCGTGCCGAAGAGGTGGATTCTTGCTTGAGGGAGGCCAAGGCAGACAGCAAGGGGATGGTTGTGGAGTGGTGTGACCAGCAGAAGGTGCTATCTCACCCATCAGTAGGTTGCTTTGTCACTCACTGTGGCTGGAACTCAACATTGGAGGCCGTAGTGTCTGGTGTGCCGATGCTGGCTGTGCCAAGTTGGTCAGACCAGCCGATGAACGCATACTTGGTAGAGGAGGAGTGGAGGGTGGGTGTTAGGGCGGAGCGCGACGCCGAGGGGGTCCTAACAAGAGATGAGCTTGCAAGTCGTTTGGAATTGTTAATGGGTGGTAGTGAAAGATCAGGGCAGATAAGGGCGAATGCGCAGAGTCTGAAGGAGAGAGCACAGGAGGCAGTAGCTACACATGGGCCACTGGAAAGAAGCCTTCGGAGCTTTATTAGTAAGAGCATGGAAAATCTAGACCAATCGAGAAAATAGGTCAGCTAACAGCATCTCCAAATTGATACAAATAAGATATGGCATAGTCTTGGCAACAAACAACAAAACTTTTTTTTAGAGAAAAGGTGTCTTGGCAACAAAACTTGCTCCAGAGAATATAATCGTCACAGTTGCTCTGTTTTCATCATATGGATATGACCAGCAGATGTTCTTCTGCACTTTCACCAAAAGCAAAAATACAAAAATAGGTCTCGGTTTTATTCAAACTCTTGCTATGGTTTGCGTTATTTTCTATGTACCACAGTTGTGAATTGGGTTATAATCATGGCATGTCAGGCTTTGCACACATATGGTTTGCACAATTCTCGGTCAAATTTAGACTTTTCAACCAAAATCTATCTAAGAATCAAAATCTATCTAACCAAAACCATGTCTAATTATTGCCTGAACAAATTCCAAGTTCATGAGTCCATCTTCCAGCTAATAATTTGGCTAGATTGCTTTTGTGGTAGGAACTGCAGTACAAGAACAAAAGAGGTCGTTGTCATGAACGGACCAGCAGGTTCAGTTTTCTATCATGGCTTTATTGATTCTGACATGGTATTGCTTTGACAAAGTCGCGAAGGTTTCTCTCAGCAGAGCCGCCTACACCTGCTGCTGCCTGCGCTACCTCTTTCAAGGCCTTCGCCTTCTCCCTTATCGCCATTGCTTTCGCACCTTCACCCATGACCAACTCAACACACCTTGCCAGCTCTGTTCCCATCAAAACACCATCACCGCTGCGCTCTGCTTTGATGCCAACCTCCCACTCCTCCTCAATGAAGAGTACATTCGTTGGCTGGTCGAACATGTTCGGCACGCCGACTATCGGCACGCCGGACACCATGGCCTCCATCGTCGAGTTCCACCCGCAGTGCGAGACGAAGCACCCAACCGCCGGGTGCGATAGAACCTCCAACTGGTTGCACCAATCCACCACCATGCCCTGGCTTTGGGTGCTCTTCTCCAAGCTGCCACTTTCATCATCGTCGTCCGCGATCCCGTCCCTGCGCACGACCAGCAAGTACGGCCTCCCACACTGCCGCAACCCTCCAACGATCTCGTCCATCTGGTGCTTGGTGTACTTTGATAGGCTCCCAAACGACACGTACACCACGGACTTCTCCGGGTGAGCCTGGAGCCACCCCATGTACCTCTTCTTGTCGGCGCTGTCATGCTTGAACAAGTGGATCCGCGCCTCCGTTGAGCTCCCAACCATGGGGGCAACGGTGAACACTTCCACGTGCCGCTTCATCTCCGCGAGCGCGTCCGGCTCCAGCTCGTCGAGTGTGGCCACGAGCACCTTAGGCTGCCACTGGCCCATGTACTGGAAGAACTCCTGGAACACCTCGCTGAAGGCCTTGGCGCTCTCGCTGCCGGACATGTCGGTCAGGTAGGACGGGAGGTTGCTTATCTGGAGAGGACGGCTCAGCCCCGGCAGGCGCAACTCGTGCGCAGGgtcggcggcgtgggcggcgacGAGCTCGCTGTAGCCGTGGACGAAGTAGTGGTAGTTGATGGCGAGAAGCGTTGCCGTCTGGATCCAGTAAACGGCGACGGGGATGTCAAGCTCCCGCGCGACGTCGACCACCGGGAGGGACACCACCGTGCACATGATGCACGTCACGGGCCGCCCGCTGCCggcgaggcgggcggcggcggcggagaggctCGCGGAGGTCGCGCGGCGCCTCACCGCCCTGTCGGCGGCGTCCCTGGGCATGGAGCCGTCGTCGACGCCGTCGGAGTAGGGGACGTACGAGATGACGCCGTCGGTGGTGGTGGCCTCCGCCGCGTCGGCGTCCGGCGAAGGGAACATGCAGCGATaggtggcggccggcacggAGAGCGTGACCGAGATGGGGCCGCCGTCGACGCCGCCGAGCCGCGCGAGGCGGTGGGCGAGGACGCGCCCCGGGTTGATGTGGCTCTGGAAGCCGTAGCTCACGAGCAGGAAATGGTGGCGGATCTTGCGCTGGTGGCGGCCCTCATCGTCGGCCATGGAGAGCTTCAGAAGAACTTGAGGAGATTGATGGCGAATGATGTTAGAACTTCAGAATTGAAGAAGGCGAAGATCGATCGTGTCGTGTGTGCGGGGATGGTCGATCGATGGCCGTGGGATATATATCAGGAGTCCGACGACGTGCGATTGGTGGTGAAGCCGTGCTCGATCAGTCACAGCAGTGACTGACGACCTGTGACCTTAGCTGCTCAATGATAGGTTCATCATCATTATTGGATATCCCTCGTGTGGACAGACAGCCACTGATTTACTTGTGACGTTAGCAGTGACGTCTGAGATATGCTGATCTTCAAAGTAGCACTAGTACTTGTGACGTTACTTTGACCGAGGAAGGAAAAATGACTAAAAGGACATTGCCTGACCCGGCGGCCGGCACCTTTCAAAGTTCAAACCCACGTGTGCAAAAAAGTCAAATGAGTGTCTGTTTATCCATGGCCGATAAAAGTCAAAAGTCAAAAATGCAGGTGCAGCAGCTCACGAGACGACTCATCTGCACGCGTCGTTTTTTACTCTGACAGCACCAATTCGCTTGCCACTGTGTTGACGATTCTATTTGAATGCCTCTCGGTTTGCTTTTTCAGCGCACAGGAGCTGCCTCACTGATCAGGAGGTAGAGAAAGAGGGCTCGCTGATCAGGAGGTAGAGAGAGAGGGCTCCGCCAGCACAGGCCTGTCGCTTTGGCTCACTTCGCACGAAACAATCCTGTCGTGCTGAAAGAGGCACATGTCACGTCAATGCCTTATTGGCGCGAGCGTGGCAAGTGCATATGTGCTGCTATTAATTACACTGGCATGGAAGGGCTAAAAGTAGAAAAAATCCATTAATGTACCTTAAAAATCTTAATTTTCTACACTCGGTTATGttcttattattattattattattattccaGACTAGCAAATTACCCCTGTCTTAGTATGGACGAAAGTCATACATATATTTAGCACACTATAAAACTTCATGTTATTTTGTAAAGAGTAAATTGCACTCCAGGTCCCAAACTTGTACAGTGGATCCTAAACTTTTAAAATATACATTTAGATCCCCAAACTACGTAAAGGGATCCATCCCGACACGCGGGCTCCCAATGCCGATGTGGCATGCCACGTGAGGCCTCGTTGATAAACATATACAAAATAACCCCTGCATAGTTCCATCTTCTCTTATCAGCTCCTTCctacatctctctctctctctccctccggACCTGCGTGGCGTGAGGCTCGCTGGCCTGCGCCAGCATCATGGTGCTcatggcgacggcggcgcggatGGTGCTGACCTCAACCAGCAGCCAGGGCACCTTGCTCCCGCCTAGCTCGCAGTCCGCCTGCAAGAGCGTGAGCGACCTCTCCCCAGCCACGCGAGCTCCGTGTGTGCCAGCACACGCGACAGCAGCCGCCTCCGCGCGCTGGCCCCAGCAGTGCCGCCAACCCAGACGACGACAACGGGCGTGGCCTCCATGAATGCGACCTCCCCTCCTACTAGCATGGCGGCAGCGGCCTACGCAGGACCGGATGGGCGCGGGCGGGTGCGCCACAACCGTGCGGAGCCGTGGTTGCCTCGGGCCGGCGCTCCCTACCGTGgactgccggcggcgaggcggatgaTGGCGGGGCGGAGCGGCCTACAcccgccagcggcggcggcctgtgCGGGATCGGACGGGCACAGGCAGGTGCTCCAGCACCGCGCGGGGCCGCGGCAGCATTAGGCCTACAATCGTCTCTCCCCAGCGCCATTCCCCTCCCTATCCCtcttcccccttctctcttcttctcttAGCCCGAGCAGAGCTGAGCTCCCTCCGCTGCCGGCTGCAATACGCTGGCCacaccccctccctctccgaTTCCCTCCGCGATAGCCTCCCccacctcatcctcctccacCTTCCCCGccagcttctccaccagttccgACCATTTCCCGATCGGAATCGCCTCCGCCCCGGCCGGTTACCACTGAAATCCGTCGGAGCCCCAAGCCGCATGCCGACGAACCTCCTCCGCCCTTCCTCCGCTCGAGCCGAGCTCACGGTGAGCACCGTGCCACCACCCTCGTCCTCCCCGGCCCTTTTTCTCCACTGCCCCTcacgccgccgcggccgacTCACCGCCACTGCTCCACCCGTCACGGGCTGCCTGCGCGCGGCCCTGCATCGAGCCCGTGCACCCCACGGTTGCGCCATCCACGAGCACTACAGCTCCGGCAGCATATGAGATGAACCTGGATGGCAAAGGAGAGAGATAGGAGAGGGGGTGGGTGGGAGGCAGGCTTCAGGAGGGAGGCCGAGGCCGCTGGCCGTCCATGGTGGTGGCCGGAGGAGGACTGAGGTGTAGACGAAAGGACATGGAGGAAAGGATAGAGAGGGTGTAGATTGAAGGATGACAAAAATCTAGCAGAGTTTTTTTGCAAATGTTTGCCATCGTGGCGCTACATGGCATTCCACGTCAACTTTGGATGGTCGCATGGCACGTTTGGGATCTAGGATGGACCACTTCATACAGTTTAGAAATCCAAATGGACGATTTGAGAGTTTAGGAACCTATGTGAAACCGCGGGACAAGTTTGGAGACTTGCAGTGCAATTTACTCTTTTGTGAAAGTGTAATATATTGTACATCATATTTTTATCAATATTTTGTGGATAATAAAAGAATAATAATTATAGTTTAGTTTTACATGGTGATTAATAAATTGAGATCTGCCTTCCTTCTATTAATTATAATCTTCTAAAGAAAAAAATTACAGTAATCAAATGAAAATACAAAATAAGAGCTATGTGATGTTTGCTACTTGGGCTGAGCAAGGGGGCCACACCTATTTTTAATATAAATAAAAGAGGAGATCTTTCTTCATCGACAGATACGTGCCCTCGTTGGCTAATCCACCTATGAAAAGTGTCGCTTAAACGAGATCGATAGAGTGTGCGTATCTTTGGTCGCACGCGCCCTCTGATGAACGGTCCGCGGCAATGCCATCTTCTTCGTTGTGCCCGGTACCGGCACTCCTTCGTTAATTAAACTGGAGTTCTATAATTCCACTGCAGATGCATGGTTTTGGTCGAGGTGGGATAAACGACACCATCGGAGGCGGTTGAGCCTGAACTCACATTTTAATAAATGATGAATCCTCTCAATAAAGTGCTGATAATCGATGACGGATTAAAACCAAAATATAGCTATGTTGCCTTCGTCCACGGTAACACACAGGGGCATATTTTCTAATATAAATAAAGAATAAGTTTGAGTGTGAATATAAAAATTACTTAACGAAAGAGGATGCCTGGTTGATTCGCATAAAAGGTTAGGGGTTTATCTGAAAACATGACCAAGAAGCATGTTGATTTACGTAAAATACAGGGAGCTTCGTAAAAACGCTACCGAAACGAGAATTGGATGACAggtttattttttaaaaaatttagGGGTGTTACTGAAACATATCCGGAACGTGGCAGTTGACTACTTTGACCGGCAGGTTTTTTCTCGCTTTTGCGCTGGTTCAGCGTTTTGGAAAGTTGTTTTCTTCGGTTTTGCATAGTTTTCTCCAGCTATGCATTGACATATGAAAGGAACACTATTGGCTTTAGAAATATAATATGTAGATAGAGATGAACTGTTTTAAAATGAAAAAAGGAATTGGATTTGAACGAGAGTCCAGAGACAAGCATCGAGAATTAAACATTTAATTGTTTGAATGCCAGCATAATTGAGATTAATTTGATTAATCTGCCTAACTAAGATTGATTGCTGGATCACACCAATTATGTTTTATTCTAATTTTTGTTCTCCGATCCTTTGTAAGGGTTGGTGATCGTTGTAAAAATCTCACTTCGCTAGCGCAACTATCTTATCCAAAAGAAAATGAAATACAAAAGTTTCAAAATGTTTGATCTATTCAGTCAATGTTtccaaaaatatttttttttgcaTTTACATTATCTATCCCGTATAGAAATAAGGATTTGTGGACACGTTCCCTAGATTAGCTTTGACCTCATATAGTAGCTAATTGAAGTATCTAGTATGTTGTAACATCCTAAATTTTGAATTAGAAACCCTAAATAAAATTTTCCTAGATTCTTGCAGGATCCATAAGATTTTTATTAAATTCCTTTCAATTTTAGAAGATTTTAGAATATTTATCGTGAATTAACAATAATTCGCTTAggcataaaaataaatataataaaAATATGCCTGGTGCATTTTCATGCCGCATTGTATTGTCTTATTGCTTGTCtaccatttgaatttaaatcagatttaaatttaaatctatTTGAGTGCatctttttttctctctctccctttaGCCCGGCCCAATtgtctctctttctccctttcttttctttttctcctgcGCGGCCCAGCCGGCCCAACCTCCTTCCGCTTCCTTCCTcccgcgcggcccagcccagccggccgcTCCGCCCCTTCCTTTCCCGACCTAGCGGCCCAACCCGACGCCCCTctcttctccccttcctctctctcacCGCCAGGCGGGCCCCGCCCGTCGGGCTCATCCCCTGCCTCGAGCCAGGCTCGGGTTCGATCCCGAGTCCGACCGAGGCACGACGCGCCCCGCTGCCCTAGGCATGCACGCCAAGGATCCTGGCCCTAGTCCCTATTTAaggcgccgccccgcgccgctggatcccatcgaagccgcagcccccgccgccgcccctcgcctcGCAACCCTAGCCCGCGTCGCCACCttcgccgcccg
Above is a genomic segment from Panicum hallii strain FIL2 chromosome 8, PHallii_v3.1, whole genome shotgun sequence containing:
- the LOC112901874 gene encoding cyanidin 3-O-rutinoside 5-O-glucosyltransferase-like, encoding MALAKDENHNHGEQEQGRCSHFLVVAYGIQGHINPARTLARRLARIGGCTATLSVSASGHRRMFPSHGNSCDEEVSDGLISYIPFSDGKDDGSWPTDSEDRARRREANFRSLSAVVDRLAASGRPVTCMLCTLSMPVVGEVAREHRLPISVYWIQPATVLATYYHYFHGHGELVGQHGSSSSSTQDQVTLPGLHPLRISDMPSFFTEKTPSELSKMLLQAFRELFEQIEQEKLIVLVNTFDALEDVALKAIQPYMDVFAVGPAVPPPLGALPQHKDASEAAQIHLFKHDEKNCMEWLDAQLERSVVYLSFGSLLAYTKRQAEEILHGLQSHGQPYLWVVRKEGRAEEVDSCLREAKADSKGMVVEWCDQQKVLSHPSVGCFVTHCGWNSTLEAVVSGVPMLAVPSWSDQPMNAYLVEEEWRVGVRAERDAEGVLTRDELASRLELLMGGSERSGQIRANAQSLKERAQEAVATHGPLERSLRSFISKSMENLDQSRK
- the LOC112901875 gene encoding cyanidin 3-O-rutinoside 5-O-glucosyltransferase-like — protein: MADDEGRHQRKIRHHFLLVSYGFQSHINPGRVLAHRLARLGGVDGGPISVTLSVPAATYRCMFPSPDADAAEATTTDGVISYVPYSDGVDDGSMPRDAADRAVRRRATSASLSAAAARLAGSGRPVTCIMCTVVSLPVVDVARELDIPVAVYWIQTATLLAINYHYFVHGYSELVAAHAADPAHELRLPGLSRPLQISNLPSYLTDMSGSESAKAFSEVFQEFFQYMGQWQPKVLVATLDELEPDALAEMKRHVEVFTVAPMVGSSTEARIHLFKHDSADKKRYMGWLQAHPEKSVVYVSFGSLSKYTKHQMDEIVGGLRQCGRPYLLVVRRDGIADDDDESGSLEKSTQSQGMVVDWCNQLEVLSHPAVGCFVSHCGWNSTMEAMVSGVPIVGVPNMFDQPTNVLFIEEEWEVGIKAERSGDGVLMGTELARCVELVMGEGAKAMAIREKAKALKEVAQAAAGVGGSAERNLRDFVKAIPCQNQ